A region from the Coffea eugenioides isolate CCC68of chromosome 9, Ceug_1.0, whole genome shotgun sequence genome encodes:
- the LOC113782622 gene encoding beta-glucosidase 18-like → MKVTTMLSSYSFLLFVLLISANPYARALQEGGNGIEEELEDVKRSDFPTEFLFGVATSSYQIEGAILEDGKSLSNWGVFVHKNGNVNNGDTGDIATDDYHRYLEDIETIHSLGVDAYRFSISWSRILPNGKLGGVNAAGILFYNSIIDNLLLRGIQPFVTIHHWDIPQVLSDEYGGWLNPLIQDDFVHFTETCFKKFGDRVRYWVTINEPNSVADLAYERGKHPPGHCSPPFGNCSAGNSDTEPLIAMHNMLLAHAKASKLYREQFQPKQGGVIGIVVHAIMYEPFTDDEHDKEAVKRTLANNVAWAFDPLVFGDYPPEMRRYHRNELPKFTPEERLLIRDSIDFLGLNHYATLYAKDCIHSSCARSDSACAPGGDRAIGGFVCTTAERGGVLIGEPTGLPIFSVVPRGMEEIVDYVKNRYHNKPMFITENGYSTPPQQEQVDDFQLDVKRIAFHKAYLAFLARAMRNGADVRGYFVWTLMDDFEWSSGYDVKFGFYSVDRATLNRTPRSSAKWYRNFLGNISSNSMKPRTAVAFWSKVGRAEE, encoded by the exons ATGAAGGTCACCACTATGCTGTCCTCCTACTCTTTTCTGCTCTTCGTATTGCTCATTTCTGCAAATCCTTATGCAAGAGCCCTTCAAGAAGGAGGCAATGGAATAGAAGAAGAGCTTGAAGATGTGAAAAGATCAGATTTCCCAACTGAATTTCTCTTTGGTGTTGCCACTTCTTCCTATCAA ATTGAGGGTGCAATTCTTGAAGATGGGAAGAGCCTTAGTAACTGGGGTGTTTTTGTCCATAAAAATG GCAATGTAAACAATGGAGACACTGGAGATATAGCCACTGATGATTACCATCGTTACCTG GAAGATATAGAGACAATCCATTCTCTTGGAGTGGATGCTTACCGGTTCTCCATTTCCTGGTCAAGAATACTTCCAA ATGGGAAATTGGGTGGTGTTAATGCAGCTGGAATACTGTTTTACAATAGTATAATCGATAATCTTCTACTCAGAG GCATTCAGCCTTTTGTCACAATTCACCACTGGGACATACCCCAAGTGCTTAGTGACGAATATGGGGGCTGGCTAAATCCTCTGATTCA GGATGATTTCGTCCATTTTACTGAAACTTGTTTCAAGAAGTTTGGTGATCGGGTGAGGTATTGGGTGACCATCAATGAACCAAATTCGGTTGCAGATCTTGCCTATGAAAGGGGAAAACATCCTCCAGGTCATTGCTCCCCTCCTTTTGGCAACTGCTCAGCTGGTAATTCAGATACTGAGCCCCTGATTGCAATGCATAACATGTTACTTGCCCATGCCAAGGCTTCCAAGCTCTACCGTGAGCAGTTTCAG CCCAAACAAGGTGGTGTAATTGGAATTGTGGTCCATGCAATTATGTACGAACCATTTACTGATGATGAGCATGACAAGGAAGCTGTAAAGAGGACATTGGCTAATAATGTGGCTTG GGCTTTCGATCCTCTAGTGTTTGGTGATTATCCTCCAGAAATGCGTCGCTATCACAGAAATGAGTTACCCAAATTTACACCAGAAGAAAGACTGCTCATAAGGGATAGCATTGACTTCCTTGGACTGAACCACTATGCAACTCTTTATGCTAAGGACTGCATACACTCAAGTTGTGCCCGCTCTGACTCTGCCTGTGCCCCTGGTGGAGACCGTGCCATCGGCGGCTTTGTCTGTACTACTGCAGAGCGTGGTGGTGTTTTGATTGGGGAACCA ACAGGGTTGCCTATATTCTCTGTTGTTCCAAGAGGAATGGAAGAGATTGTGGACTATGTAAAGAATCGATACCATAACAAGCCTATGTTTATTACTGAAAATG GTTATTCTACACCTCCACAACAAGAACAAGTTGATGACTTCCAACTTGATGTCAAGCGAATTGCATTCCACAAAGCATACCTTGCCTTCTTGGCTCGAGCCATGAG AAATGGTGCAGATGTGAGGGGCTACTTTGTCTGGACATTGATGGATGACTTTGAATGGTCATCGGGTTATGATGTAAAGTTTGGATTTTATTCTGTTGATCGTGCAACCTTGAATCGAACTCCTAGGTCCTCCGCCAAGTGGTACAGAAACTTCCTCGGGAACATCAGCTCCAATAGCATGAAGCCAAGAACTGCAGTTGCATTTTGG